One Rattus rattus isolate New Zealand chromosome 12, Rrattus_CSIRO_v1, whole genome shotgun sequence genomic window carries:
- the LOC116913990 gene encoding prohibitin-like, translating to MAAKVIGKFGLALAVAGGVNSALYNVDAGHKSVIFDLFRGVQDIAVGEGTHFLIPWVQKPIVFDCCSRPLNVPVITSSKDLQNVNITLHILFRPVASQLPHIYTSIGEDYDEWMLPSITTEILKSVVARFDAGELITQRELVSRQVCYDLTERAATFGLWLILDDMSLTHLTFLKEFTEVVEAKQVAQQEAERTRFVVGKSEQQKKAAIISAEGDSKAAELVANSLATAGDGLIKLQKLDIAYQLSHSQKIAYLQAGQSMLLQFPQ from the exons ATGGCTGCCAAAGTGATTGGAAAGTTCGGCCTGGCGTTAGCAGTTGCGGGAGGCGTGAACTCTGCTTTATATAACGTGGATGCTGGACACAAATCTGTCATCTTCGACCTATTCCGTGGCGTACAGGACATTGCAGTAGGGGAAGGGACTCACTTTCTCATCCCTTGGGTACAGAAGCCAATCGTCTTTGACTGCTGCTCTCGACCACTGAATGTGCCGGTCATAACTAGTAGCAAAGACTTGCAGAATGTCAACATCACATTACATATCCTCTTCCGGCCAGTGGCCAGCCAGCTTCCTCATATCTACACCAGCATTGGCGAGGACTATGATGAGTGGATGCTGCCATCTATCACCACAGAGATCCTCAAGTCGGTGGTGGCTCGATTCGATGCTGGAGAATTGATTACCCAGCGAGAGCTGGTCTCCAGGCAGGTATGCTATGACCTCACAGAGCGAGCAGCAACATTTGGGctct gGCTCATCCTGGATGACATGTCCCTGACACATCTGACCTTCCTGAAGGAGTTCACAGAGGTGGTGGAAGCCAAacaggtggctcagcaggaagcagagagaaccagATTTGTAGTGGGAAAGTCTGAGCAGCAGAAGAAGGCGGCCATCATCTCTGCTGAGGGGGACTCCAAGGCGGCCGAGCTGGTCGCCAACTCACTAGCCACCGCTGGTGATGGCCTGATCAAGCTGCAAAAGCTGGACATTGCTtaccagctctcccactctcagaaAATCGCCTACCTGCA